A part of Paraburkholderia largidicola genomic DNA contains:
- a CDS encoding RNA polymerase sigma factor: MTTAATHRAIEAVWRIESAKVIAHVARIVRDVGVAEELAQDALVAALETWPDAGVPDNPGAWLMATAKNRALDRWRQDALHARKHEELGADMDAREAHIVPDFVDALDAARADDIGDDLLRLVFTACHPVLSKDARVALTLRLLGGLTTDEIARAFLVPEPTIAQRIVRAKKTLSAAKVPFEVPQANDRAVRLASVLEVIYLIFNEGYSATAGDDWMRPTLCEEALRLGRVLAGLMPDESEVYGLVALMEIQASRMHARVDAQGRPVLLPDQDRSRWDPLLIRRGLSALARSEALGGMSGPYTLQAALAACHARARTAAETDWAQIVALYDALAEVAPSPVVDLNRAVAVGMAYGPMAALELVNGLADEPSLKNYHWLPSVRGDLLAKLGRNDEARGEFERAASMTRNARERELLLERAREMRGAHGRLQ, translated from the coding sequence GTGACGACGGCTGCGACCCATCGTGCCATCGAGGCAGTCTGGCGGATCGAATCCGCGAAGGTCATCGCTCACGTCGCGCGGATCGTGCGCGATGTCGGCGTGGCCGAAGAACTCGCGCAGGACGCGCTGGTGGCCGCGCTCGAAACCTGGCCGGACGCCGGCGTGCCAGACAATCCTGGAGCATGGCTGATGGCGACCGCGAAGAACCGCGCGCTCGATCGCTGGCGCCAGGATGCGCTGCACGCGCGCAAGCACGAAGAGCTCGGCGCCGACATGGACGCGCGGGAGGCGCATATCGTGCCGGATTTCGTCGATGCACTCGACGCCGCCCGCGCCGACGACATCGGCGACGATCTGTTGCGGCTGGTATTCACTGCCTGCCATCCCGTGCTGTCGAAAGACGCGCGTGTCGCGCTCACGCTGCGCCTGCTCGGCGGCCTGACGACGGATGAGATCGCGCGCGCGTTCCTCGTGCCCGAGCCGACCATTGCGCAACGTATCGTGCGCGCCAAGAAGACGCTGTCGGCGGCGAAGGTGCCGTTCGAAGTGCCGCAGGCGAACGATCGCGCGGTGCGGCTCGCGTCGGTGCTCGAAGTGATTTATCTGATCTTCAACGAAGGCTATTCGGCGACGGCGGGCGACGACTGGATGCGCCCGACGCTGTGCGAGGAAGCGCTGCGCCTCGGCCGCGTGCTCGCCGGTCTGATGCCCGACGAAAGCGAAGTGTACGGACTGGTCGCGCTGATGGAGATCCAGGCGTCGCGCATGCATGCGCGCGTCGATGCGCAGGGGCGGCCCGTGTTACTGCCCGATCAGGACCGCAGCCGTTGGGACCCGCTGCTGATCCGTCGCGGGCTGAGTGCGCTTGCACGCTCGGAAGCGCTCGGCGGGATGAGCGGTCCCTATACATTGCAGGCCGCGCTCGCCGCGTGCCATGCGCGCGCCCGCACGGCGGCGGAAACGGATTGGGCGCAGATCGTCGCGCTCTACGATGCGCTCGCCGAAGTCGCGCCGTCGCCCGTGGTCGATCTGAACCGCGCGGTTGCCGTCGGCATGGCGTATGGCCCGATGGCTGCGCTCGAACTCGTCAATGGGCTTGCCGACGAGCCTTCGCTGAAAAACTATCACTGGCTGCCGAGCGTGCGCGGTGATCTGCTCGCCAAGCTCGGCCGCAACGACGAGGCGCGCGGGGAGTTCGAGCGCGCCGCATCGATGACGCGCAATGCTCGCGAACGTGAACTGTTGCTCGAGCGTGCGCGCGAAATGCGGGGCGCGCACGGACGCTTGCAGTAA
- a CDS encoding VOC family protein, whose translation MHKQIYVNLAVNSVEKSKAFFAQLGFTFDSRFTNEQAACMVIGENIYAMLLAKDFFQTFTSKTLCNPKESTEALICLSCDSRAQVDDLADKALASGGASARPAKDHGFMYERSIEDIDGHIWELVYMDPNAAMPAADAS comes from the coding sequence ATGCACAAGCAAATTTATGTGAATCTCGCCGTGAACAGCGTGGAGAAATCGAAGGCATTCTTCGCGCAACTCGGCTTCACGTTCGATTCCAGATTCACCAACGAGCAGGCCGCCTGCATGGTGATCGGCGAAAACATCTACGCGATGCTGCTCGCGAAAGACTTCTTCCAGACCTTTACGAGCAAGACGCTGTGCAATCCCAAAGAGAGCACGGAAGCGCTGATCTGCCTGTCGTGCGATAGCCGCGCGCAAGTCGACGATCTCGCCGACAAGGCGCTCGCCTCGGGCGGCGCATCGGCGCGCCCCGCAAAGGATCATGGCTTCATGTACGAGCGCAGCATCGAGGATATCGACGGGCATATCTGGGAACTCGTGTACATGGACCCGAACGCCGCGATGCCAGCGGCCGACGCGTCTTGA
- a CDS encoding YciI family protein: MRFMIMVKATADSEAGKMPDEALMASMATYHEALQKAGVLLDASGLQPSAKGWRVRYAGGRRTVTEGPFAETKELIAGYTVIQVRSREEAMEWARRFPAPFGEQADGEIEVRQMFDLDDFEPSRSTERFRKIEGANH, encoded by the coding sequence ATGCGATTCATGATCATGGTGAAGGCCACGGCCGACAGCGAAGCCGGCAAGATGCCCGACGAGGCACTGATGGCGTCGATGGCGACGTATCACGAAGCCTTGCAGAAGGCGGGCGTGCTGCTCGACGCATCCGGCCTGCAGCCGAGCGCGAAGGGCTGGCGCGTGCGCTATGCGGGCGGCAGGCGCACCGTCACGGAAGGGCCGTTTGCGGAAACGAAAGAGCTGATCGCAGGCTACACCGTGATCCAGGTGCGATCGCGCGAAGAAGCGATGGAATGGGCGCGGCGCTTTCCCGCGCCGTTCGGCGAACAGGCCGACGGCGAAATCGAAGTGCGCCAGATGTTCGACCTCGACGACTTCGAGCCGAGCCGGTCGACGGAACGCTTTCGCAAGATCGAAGGCGCCAACCATTGA
- a CDS encoding YciI family protein: MSYMLLIVEPTEQREQRGEVAGRAVYDRMLEYRAGLQSRGQLIAAESLAPVKTGVRLEKRDGQTRLIDGPFAEAKEMVGGFFLLNVDTYEEALALARDCPAAEWCTIEIRKVAPCYEY; this comes from the coding sequence ATGTCTTACATGCTGCTCATCGTCGAACCCACCGAGCAACGCGAACAGCGCGGCGAAGTCGCAGGCCGCGCCGTCTACGACCGTATGCTCGAATACCGCGCCGGGTTGCAGTCGCGCGGCCAGTTGATTGCCGCCGAATCGCTGGCGCCTGTCAAAACGGGTGTGCGCCTCGAAAAGCGCGACGGACAGACGCGCCTGATCGACGGGCCGTTTGCCGAAGCGAAGGAAATGGTCGGCGGCTTCTTTCTGCTGAACGTCGATACCTACGAAGAAGCGCTCGCGCTCGCTAGAGATTGTCCGGCCGCCGAGTGGTGCACGATCGAAATCCGCAAGGTCGCGCCTTGCTACGAGTATTGA
- a CDS encoding glycine zipper 2TM domain-containing protein, whose translation MLKRYIVRVAIAAAALVPFVSGCTVGGAAAGGYVGHETTHSTVGTVGGAVAGGIIGHELGK comes from the coding sequence ATGTTGAAGCGCTATATCGTCCGCGTCGCAATCGCAGCAGCGGCCCTGGTGCCGTTCGTGAGCGGATGCACCGTCGGCGGCGCGGCAGCGGGTGGCTATGTCGGCCATGAGACGACGCATAGCACGGTGGGCACGGTGGGCGGCGCCGTCGCGGGCGGGATCATCGGTCACGAACTGGGCAAGTGA
- a CDS encoding porin has product MKKILIATAVAASFASVAHAQSSVTLYGTLDAALTYTSNVNGGHQWALGSGAIDEDRFGLRGVEDLGGGLKTVFKLEQGFNLNNGSQANSGKMFSRQAFVGLSSQAGTVTLGRQYDASQDFLAPLSATGSWGGTNFAHFGNLDNLDKNSENATSNSIKFKSANYAGLSFGGTYGFSNNAKFANNRAYSFGAGYENAGLRFGAGYAQQNNPNSNAAGATTAFDLGGLGLPTDELSFRQREFGVGASYAFGPALVGLLWTQARIDNFSGSSASAHVNNYEANAKYNLTPALGLGVAYTYSNGAAGDFHFHANQIGLQGDYSLSKRTDVYVQGVYQLVSSPDNVIPAIIDNGNVSGFSSSRRQGVASVGMRHRF; this is encoded by the coding sequence ATGAAGAAGATTCTGATCGCGACGGCAGTGGCTGCCTCGTTCGCCTCGGTCGCCCACGCTCAGAGCAGCGTCACGCTGTACGGCACGCTGGACGCCGCCCTCACCTACACGAGCAACGTCAACGGCGGCCACCAGTGGGCGCTGGGCAGCGGCGCAATCGATGAAGACCGTTTCGGCCTGCGTGGCGTCGAGGATCTCGGCGGCGGCCTGAAGACCGTCTTCAAGTTGGAACAAGGCTTCAATCTGAACAACGGCTCGCAGGCGAACAGCGGCAAGATGTTCTCGCGTCAGGCGTTCGTCGGTCTGTCGAGCCAGGCTGGCACGGTCACGCTGGGCCGCCAGTACGATGCGTCGCAAGACTTCCTCGCGCCGCTGTCGGCAACGGGCAGCTGGGGCGGCACGAACTTCGCGCACTTCGGCAACCTCGACAATCTCGACAAGAACAGCGAAAACGCGACCAGCAATTCGATCAAGTTCAAGAGCGCGAACTACGCTGGCCTTTCGTTTGGCGGCACGTACGGCTTCTCGAACAACGCAAAGTTCGCGAACAATCGCGCGTACAGCTTCGGCGCGGGCTATGAGAACGCAGGTCTGCGCTTCGGCGCCGGCTATGCACAGCAAAACAATCCGAACAGCAATGCCGCTGGCGCGACGACCGCATTCGATCTGGGTGGTCTCGGCCTGCCGACGGACGAGCTGTCGTTCCGTCAACGCGAATTCGGTGTCGGCGCGAGCTACGCCTTCGGTCCGGCTCTCGTCGGCCTGCTGTGGACGCAAGCGCGCATCGACAACTTTTCGGGTTCGTCGGCTTCGGCTCACGTCAACAACTACGAAGCCAACGCGAAGTACAACCTGACGCCGGCCCTGGGCCTGGGTGTCGCCTACACCTACTCGAACGGCGCAGCGGGTGACTTCCACTTCCACGCCAACCAGATCGGCCTGCAAGGCGACTACTCGCTGTCGAAGCGCACGGATGTCTACGTGCAAGGCGTGTATCAACTGGTCAGCTCGCCTGATAACGTGATCCCGGCGATCATCGACAACGGCAACGTGTCGGGTTTCTCCAGCTCGCGTCGTCAAGGCGTCGCGTCGGTCGGCATGCGTCACCGCTTCTAA
- a CDS encoding SRPBCC family protein, with product MSEDGDATPPIADLQIVSTRVFDFPRDLVFRAWTEPVHLAHWWGPKGFTHSFHEFDLRPGGNWRFAMHGPDGVDYKNHSVFVEIVAPERIVFDHVSGPQYRVTATFDALSDEQTRITFRMVFETPAVCAQVKTFAVKANEENFDRLQKELKRMA from the coding sequence ATGTCCGAGGATGGCGACGCAACTCCGCCGATCGCGGATCTGCAAATCGTATCGACGCGCGTGTTCGATTTTCCGCGCGATCTCGTGTTCAGGGCGTGGACGGAGCCGGTACATCTCGCGCACTGGTGGGGCCCGAAAGGCTTTACCCATTCCTTCCACGAATTCGATCTGCGCCCGGGCGGCAACTGGCGCTTTGCGATGCATGGGCCGGACGGCGTCGACTACAAGAATCACAGCGTATTCGTCGAGATCGTCGCACCGGAGCGTATCGTGTTCGATCACGTGTCGGGGCCGCAATATCGCGTCACGGCGACTTTCGATGCGCTGAGCGACGAACAGACGCGCATCACGTTTCGCATGGTCTTCGAGACGCCTGCCGTCTGCGCGCAGGTGAAGACGTTTGCCGTCAAGGCCAATGAAGAGAACTTCGACCGGCTGCAAAAAGAGTTGAAGCGCATGGCCTGA
- a CDS encoding aromatic ring-hydroxylating oxygenase subunit alpha: MHVVAPLDSNSVDNPPKAAVRDLRRVDIHPDHWYPLAWSREVKRGKTHAVRFAGEPIVLARTESGKVIALEDRCAHRQVPLSGGVVDGEAIRCGYHGWTYDCSGKCIDVPYLGRERLPNGVRAYPCRESEGLIFVFPGDAALAETMPLPPLGSVADKAYKTRRFGREVACHYSFMHENLMDMNHQFLHRKQMGKMRARSLGRRRGDDWVEVDYTFAREAGQQPIGEALVFGQSRKSERADHKDVMTIRTQYPFQTLRIRTSDGTIVMDLWICYVPLDREQRTNRTFGLLSIKRPKIGALLDVAWPLLVWFTERIFKEDRWIVELEQAAHDAQGADWNHEVFPVINDLRDLLRECGAPVARRVIPIEPSAESVAV, encoded by the coding sequence ATGCACGTAGTCGCTCCGTTGGACAGCAATTCCGTCGATAACCCTCCCAAGGCTGCTGTGCGCGATCTGCGCCGCGTCGATATTCATCCCGATCATTGGTATCCCCTCGCGTGGTCGCGCGAAGTGAAGCGCGGTAAAACGCATGCCGTGCGCTTTGCCGGCGAGCCGATCGTGCTGGCGCGCACCGAATCGGGCAAGGTGATCGCGCTGGAGGACCGCTGCGCGCACCGCCAGGTGCCGTTGAGCGGCGGCGTGGTCGATGGCGAGGCTATCCGTTGCGGCTATCACGGCTGGACATACGACTGCTCGGGCAAATGCATCGACGTGCCGTATCTCGGCCGCGAGCGTCTGCCGAACGGCGTGCGCGCGTATCCGTGCCGCGAATCCGAAGGGCTGATCTTCGTATTTCCCGGCGACGCCGCGCTCGCCGAGACGATGCCGCTCCCGCCGCTGGGCTCCGTGGCCGACAAGGCGTACAAGACCCGGCGCTTTGGCCGCGAAGTGGCGTGCCACTACTCGTTCATGCACGAGAATCTGATGGACATGAACCATCAGTTCCTGCACCGCAAGCAGATGGGCAAGATGCGCGCGCGTTCGCTGGGCCGGCGGCGCGGCGACGACTGGGTGGAAGTGGACTACACGTTCGCGCGCGAAGCGGGTCAGCAGCCGATCGGCGAAGCGCTCGTGTTCGGGCAGAGCCGCAAGAGCGAAAGGGCCGACCATAAGGACGTGATGACGATCCGCACGCAGTATCCGTTTCAGACGCTGCGGATTCGCACGTCCGACGGGACGATCGTGATGGACCTGTGGATCTGCTACGTGCCGCTCGATCGCGAACAGCGCACCAATCGCACGTTTGGCCTGCTGTCCATCAAGCGGCCCAAGATCGGCGCGTTGCTCGACGTCGCGTGGCCGCTGCTGGTGTGGTTCACCGAGCGCATCTTCAAGGAGGATCGCTGGATCGTCGAGCTCGAGCAGGCGGCACACGACGCGCAAGGCGCCGACTGGAATCACGAAGTCTTCCCGGTGATCAACGACCTGCGCGATCTGCTGCGTGAATGCGGCGCGCCCGTGGCGCGGCGGGTGATTCCGATCGAGCCTTCTGCCGAGTCCGTTGCCGTCTGA
- a CDS encoding glycosyltransferase family 2 protein, which yields MDIDVIEDATLTNHTLSAEPTVVAGERPRPSLREALAAASPRINPRKGTWQSAVIHGSVTALWLLLFARAFFLHGALAWSTGIAYVLYDTLLLAFVTVKTWPLIRRSLPAHRSVDSATLPSMGVIVAAHNEAGVLPVTLAALLRQTHGPAQIVIADDGSTDGTRDLLTGRFGLTEPALGVLSAPSSRYPNLHWLRVPHGGKALALNAAIDVMTTDTVMTVDADTLLADDATLAMRASFAQSPKLVAATGILVPVCNRTASGRVFQWFQTYEYMRNFIARFAWMRADSLLLVSGAFASFRRDALVAVGGFDAQCLVEDYELIHRLRRYSVDHDLGWDVRVVGDAHAQTEAPATLGAFLRQRRRWFAGFLQTQYWNRDMTGNARYGTLGRLMLPVKAFDTMQPVYGLTAFALLLGFVAGGHGLIVVSIFSVIGLKTAIDLAFYLWSIHLYRRWTGLTSGTSLPMAVAAAIAEPFTFQLLRHTGAVLGWLQFVRGGKAWGKQHRSGLVGATQSTR from the coding sequence ATGGACATCGATGTGATCGAAGACGCCACGCTGACGAACCACACCCTGTCCGCCGAGCCCACGGTCGTAGCGGGCGAGCGCCCGCGGCCGTCGCTGCGCGAAGCGCTCGCCGCCGCGTCGCCGCGCATCAATCCGCGCAAGGGCACCTGGCAGAGCGCCGTGATTCATGGCAGCGTGACCGCGCTGTGGCTGCTGCTGTTCGCGCGTGCTTTCTTTCTGCATGGCGCGCTCGCGTGGTCGACGGGGATTGCTTATGTGCTGTACGACACGCTGCTGCTCGCGTTCGTCACGGTGAAGACATGGCCATTGATCCGCCGCTCGTTGCCTGCGCACCGGTCGGTGGATAGTGCGACATTGCCGAGCATGGGCGTGATCGTCGCCGCGCACAACGAGGCAGGCGTGCTGCCCGTGACGCTCGCCGCGCTGCTGCGGCAGACGCACGGCCCGGCGCAGATCGTGATCGCCGACGACGGCTCGACCGACGGCACCCGCGATCTGCTGACTGGCCGCTTCGGTCTGACGGAGCCGGCGCTGGGCGTGCTGAGCGCGCCCAGCAGCCGCTATCCGAATCTGCACTGGCTGCGCGTGCCGCACGGCGGCAAGGCGCTGGCGCTGAACGCCGCGATCGACGTGATGACGACGGACACCGTGATGACCGTCGACGCCGATACCTTGCTCGCCGACGACGCCACGCTCGCGATGCGCGCGTCCTTCGCGCAGTCGCCGAAGCTGGTCGCGGCGACGGGCATTCTCGTCCCCGTCTGCAACCGCACGGCGAGCGGGCGCGTGTTCCAGTGGTTCCAGACTTACGAATACATGCGCAACTTCATCGCGCGCTTCGCATGGATGCGGGCCGACAGCCTGCTGCTGGTGTCGGGCGCATTTGCGTCGTTCCGGCGCGACGCGCTCGTCGCCGTCGGCGGCTTCGACGCGCAATGCCTCGTCGAAGACTACGAACTGATTCACCGGCTGCGGCGCTACTCCGTCGATCACGACCTCGGCTGGGACGTGCGCGTAGTCGGCGACGCGCACGCGCAGACGGAAGCGCCCGCGACGCTCGGCGCGTTCCTGCGCCAGCGCCGCCGCTGGTTCGCAGGCTTCCTGCAGACGCAATACTGGAATCGCGACATGACGGGCAACGCGCGATACGGCACGCTCGGCCGGCTGATGCTGCCCGTGAAGGCGTTCGACACGATGCAACCGGTCTACGGCCTGACCGCGTTCGCGTTGCTGCTCGGCTTCGTGGCCGGCGGACACGGATTGATCGTCGTGTCGATCTTCAGCGTGATCGGCCTGAAGACGGCGATCGACCTCGCGTTCTATCTGTGGAGCATCCATCTGTACCGCCGCTGGACCGGGCTGACGAGCGGCACGAGTCTGCCGATGGCCGTCGCTGCCGCGATCGCCGAGCCGTTCACGTTCCAGCTGCTGCGGCACACGGGCGCGGTGCTCGGCTGGCTGCAATTTGTACGTGGTGGCAAAGCGTGGGGCAAGCAGCATCGGTCGGGTCTGGTCGGTGCGACGCAGAGCACGCGATGA
- a CDS encoding cytochrome b, translating into MNTSTTSRTASRDGIETLSTPAHASRYTRTAMILHWLIAVLIIVNVVLGLSADALPDDWVRPVIDTHKSIGITVLGLALLRLLWRASHRPPPLPREFPSWERMAGHVAHFLLYFVMIALPLSGWMHDSAWKAAATHPMHLFGVIPFPRIGFIMNLDPAVKEPLHDKFGALHTYLGYALYALLAMHIGGALKHELLDRHSVIKRMVP; encoded by the coding sequence ATGAACACTTCGACAACTTCCCGCACGGCCTCGCGCGACGGCATCGAGACGCTTTCGACGCCGGCGCACGCGTCCCGCTACACACGCACCGCGATGATCCTGCATTGGCTGATTGCCGTGCTCATCATCGTGAACGTGGTGCTCGGGCTTTCCGCCGATGCGCTGCCGGACGACTGGGTGCGCCCCGTCATCGATACGCACAAGTCGATCGGCATCACGGTGCTCGGCCTCGCGCTGCTGCGCCTGCTATGGCGCGCGTCGCACCGGCCGCCGCCGTTGCCGCGCGAGTTTCCGTCGTGGGAGCGGATGGCCGGGCATGTTGCGCACTTCCTGCTGTATTTCGTGATGATCGCGCTGCCGCTGTCGGGCTGGATGCACGACTCCGCGTGGAAGGCGGCGGCGACGCATCCGATGCATCTGTTCGGCGTGATTCCGTTTCCGCGCATCGGCTTCATCATGAATCTCGATCCCGCCGTGAAGGAACCGCTGCACGACAAGTTCGGCGCGCTGCACACGTATCTCGGTTATGCGCTGTACGCGTTGCTCGCGATGCATATCGGCGGCGCGCTGAAGCATGAGCTGCTCGACCGTCATTCCGTCATCAAGCGGATGGTGCCGTGA
- a CDS encoding LysR family transcriptional regulator, which produces MLTDEELALLEAIRESGSLSRAAARLGKAPSTVSHAARQLETRFDALLFDRRRYRLQLTPAGQLLAEEAARLMQDVSRMTQRVRQIASGWEDRLWIVTDELMEFESFMPVVHAFDALQSGVKLRLTTEVLSGTWEALRDGRADVIVGATNEPPAIPGLRWFELGVVDWVFAVSPRHALAGIEEPLRREQIAKQRGIVVADSSRASGRAYGLLGGQTSLAVPSMRAKILAQRDALGVGWLPRQRVASLLKRGELVEKETADPREPNVLYVAWRGDQEGRALKWWLDQLREPRFAKRLVQGIDQFA; this is translated from the coding sequence ATGTTGACGGATGAAGAGCTTGCGCTGCTCGAAGCGATTCGCGAAAGCGGCAGCTTGTCGCGCGCCGCGGCGCGGCTCGGCAAGGCTCCGTCGACGGTGTCGCACGCGGCGCGCCAGCTCGAAACGCGGTTCGATGCGCTGCTGTTCGACCGCCGTCGCTACCGGCTGCAACTGACGCCCGCTGGCCAGCTGCTCGCCGAAGAGGCCGCACGTCTGATGCAGGACGTGTCGCGCATGACGCAGCGCGTGCGGCAGATCGCCAGCGGCTGGGAAGACAGGCTGTGGATCGTCACCGACGAACTGATGGAGTTCGAGAGCTTCATGCCCGTCGTCCATGCGTTCGATGCGCTGCAATCGGGCGTCAAGCTGCGTCTGACTACAGAAGTGCTCAGCGGCACGTGGGAAGCGCTGCGCGACGGCCGCGCCGATGTGATCGTCGGCGCGACCAACGAGCCGCCCGCCATACCCGGCTTGCGCTGGTTCGAGCTGGGCGTGGTCGACTGGGTGTTCGCCGTGTCGCCGCGGCATGCGCTCGCGGGTATCGAGGAACCGCTCAGGCGCGAGCAGATCGCGAAGCAGCGCGGCATCGTCGTCGCGGATTCGTCGCGCGCGAGCGGCCGCGCGTACGGTCTGCTCGGCGGGCAGACTTCGCTCGCGGTGCCCAGCATGCGTGCGAAAATCCTGGCGCAGCGCGATGCACTCGGCGTCGGCTGGCTGCCGCGCCAGCGCGTCGCGTCGCTGCTCAAGCGCGGCGAGCTCGTCGAGAAGGAAACCGCCGATCCTCGGGAACCGAATGTGCTGTACGTTGCCTGGCGCGGCGATCAGGAGGGGCGGGCGCTGAAGTGGTGGCTCGACCAGTTGCGCGAGCCGCGCTTTGCGAAGCGTCTGGTGCAGGGAATCGACCAGTTCGCGTGA
- a CDS encoding glutathione S-transferase family protein: MGLLVDGQWQDKWYDTASTGGRFVRTDAIFRNWVTPDGEAGPSGTDGFEAEAGRYHLYVSLACPWAHRTLIVRALKGLEDMISVSVVHWLMLGDGWTFADGAGVVPDTLNHAKYLRDVYIAADKHYTGRVTVPILWDKHQRTIVSNESSEIIRMLNSAFDELGAEPGDFYPPPLRAEIDAINARVYDTVNNGVYKSGFATTQSAYEEAVVPLFDTLDWLEHKLSTQRFLTGNRLTEADIRLFTTLIRFDAVYFGHFKCNLRRIADYPNLSAYTRDIYQHAGVARTVNFEHIKRHYYESHRSVNPTGIVPLGPVQDFSAPHDRKRFE; encoded by the coding sequence ATGGGATTGTTAGTCGACGGTCAATGGCAGGACAAATGGTACGACACGGCGTCGACGGGCGGCCGCTTCGTGCGCACGGACGCCATCTTCCGCAACTGGGTCACGCCCGACGGCGAAGCCGGCCCGAGCGGCACCGACGGTTTCGAAGCGGAAGCGGGACGTTACCACCTGTACGTGAGCCTCGCGTGTCCGTGGGCGCATCGCACGCTGATCGTGCGCGCGCTGAAGGGCCTCGAAGACATGATCAGCGTCTCCGTCGTGCACTGGCTGATGCTCGGCGACGGCTGGACTTTCGCCGACGGTGCTGGCGTCGTGCCCGACACGCTGAATCACGCGAAGTATCTGCGCGACGTCTACATCGCCGCGGACAAGCACTACACAGGCCGCGTGACCGTGCCGATTCTGTGGGACAAGCATCAACGGACGATCGTCAGCAACGAGTCGTCGGAAATCATCCGCATGCTGAACTCGGCCTTCGACGAACTCGGCGCGGAGCCGGGCGACTTTTATCCGCCGCCGCTGCGCGCCGAGATCGACGCGATCAACGCGCGCGTCTACGACACGGTCAATAACGGTGTCTACAAGTCGGGCTTCGCGACCACGCAGTCGGCGTACGAAGAGGCTGTCGTGCCGCTCTTCGACACGCTGGACTGGCTGGAGCACAAGCTGTCGACGCAGCGTTTCCTGACGGGCAACCGGCTGACGGAAGCGGACATCCGGCTTTTCACGACGCTGATCCGTTTCGACGCCGTGTACTTCGGCCACTTCAAGTGCAACCTGCGACGCATCGCGGACTATCCGAATCTGTCGGCTTATACGCGCGACATCTATCAGCACGCGGGCGTGGCGAGGACGGTGAACTTCGAGCACATCAAGCGGCACTACTACGAGAGCCACCGCTCGGTGAACCCGACGGGGATCGTACCGCTCGGCCCGGTGCAGGATTTCAGCGCGCCGCACGATCGCAAGCGTTTTGAGTGA